The genomic interval GCAGGTTTGGTTAACCTTGTATCTAAAAAGCCTAAGGACGAGCGCCAATTAGACTTTCTCTTAAACGGGACATCCGCTTTGGGGCTAGACGCAAGTGGATTCTATGCGCAAAAGTTTGAGAAAGTAGGAACAACCATTTATGCCGCTTACAACAAAGGTACGGCTTATGACCCTTCGGATATTGGACTATCGGCCATTCCGAAATTTGAGCGTTTTACGTTGAACCCCAAATTGTTTTTGTATTTCAATGAAGCTACTAGGCTTTCCGCGGGATTGAACACCACCATAGAAAAGCGAATAGGGGGTGATATGGAATACCTAAAAGGAAAGGGTAGTGCCACTCATTCCTATTTTGAGGAAAACAAAACACAACGTTACAGCACACAACTTGAGCTGGAACATGCCTTAAATGATAAGGCGAAGTTAACTTTTCGCAATTCTGTAAGTTATTATGACCGTAGCATTCGTTTGCCGGATTATTTGTTTTCGGGGGTACAGCTATCAACTTACAGTGAGGCAAATTACAATCGCCATGCTGAACGAACCGATTGGGTCGCGGGATTAAATTTCCTTACGGACAATTTTAGGGAAGACCGTAACGACGACTTTGCACTAAGAAACTATAACTACCAAACAATCGGATCTTTCGTACAGAATACATGGAATACGACAGAGAAATTCACTATTGAATCCGGTATCCGTGGAGATTACCACAACGAATACGGCTTCTTTTTTCTGCCCAGGATTTCAGGCTTGTGGAAAATAAATAATCATTTCTCCACACGTTTAGGAGGTGGATTGGGGTATAAAGCACCAAGCGTATTTACTGAAGATGCTGAAAGAATTCAATTCAGAAATGTTTTACCTCTTCATGTTGCGAATACTAAAGCTGAACGTTCTTCTGGTGCCAATTATGATGTTAATTACCGCACAACATTATGGGACGGCGAAGTTGGTTTCAGCATCAACCAATTGTTTTTTTACACCCGGATCAATAATCCAATTCTGCTAACCAACGCGGCGGACAAGGAACTTGTTTATGTGCAGCCAAACGGTAATCTGGATACCAAAGGAATGGAAACCAATATTAAGATTACCTACGATGATTTCAAACTGTTCATTGGGTATACTTATGCCGATGTCAACCAACATGCAGGCGGTACCAATACTGCTTACCCGCTCGTGTCCAAACATCGACTGAACAATGTGCTGATGTATGAAGTGGAAGACCAATGGAAAATCGGTGCAGAAGCTTATTATTTCGGAAACCAAAAATTAAACGACGGAACTATAGGGAAAGCCTATTGGACAGCAGGGTTAATGGCTGAAAAATTATGGGAACGTTTTTCGATTTTTGTCAACTTTGAGAACCTGACTGATACCCGCCAAACGAAATTCGGTCCGATCTATACAGGTAGTATTACCGATCCAAGTTTTCGGGATATTTATGCCCCTGTTGATGGTTTTGTAATTAACGGGGGTATTAAAATAAAAAC from Pedobacter indicus carries:
- a CDS encoding TonB-dependent receptor is translated as MKSLITIFAMLFFTAFTYAQNTYKAIIKDAKTQESLPGATVKVQNTELITLSDANGLVTLTNVPSGKQVIEYTYVGYSRKTITLTFPIDNTDPLLVMMEEADEHEELEEVVVSATRSTRTIYNTPTRVEVIAGEELDEKGNMKPGDIRMLLAESTGIQTQQTSATSGNSSIRIQGLDGKYTQMIRDGFPLYSGFSGGLGLLQIAPLDLQQVEVIKGSSSTLYGGDAIAGLVNLVSKKPKDERQLDFLLNGTSALGLDASGFYAQKFEKVGTTIYAAYNKGTAYDPSDIGLSAIPKFERFTLNPKLFLYFNEATRLSAGLNTTIEKRIGGDMEYLKGKGSATHSYFEENKTQRYSTQLELEHALNDKAKLTFRNSVSYYDRSIRLPDYLFSGVQLSTYSEANYNRHAERTDWVAGLNFLTDNFREDRNDDFALRNYNYQTIGSFVQNTWNTTEKFTIESGIRGDYHNEYGFFFLPRISGLWKINNHFSTRLGGGLGYKAPSVFTEDAERIQFRNVLPLHVANTKAERSSGANYDVNYRTTLWDGEVGFSINQLFFYTRINNPILLTNAADKELVYVQPNGNLDTKGMETNIKITYDDFKLFIGYTYADVNQHAGGTNTAYPLVSKHRLNNVLMYEVEDQWKIGAEAYYFGNQKLNDGTIGKAYWTAGLMAEKLWERFSIFVNFENLTDTRQTKFGPIYTGSITDPSFRDIYAPVDGFVINGGIKIKTGVLK